TAATCACAACGGGAATTAAAGAACAAGTTCAAAAAGGATTGTCTGATTATTTTAAGGAAAATAATTTGCCAGTTGACCAAGCTATTATTGACAATCAAAAAAATCTAGCCGTTGATTTTTATCTAAATCAGATTTTTATTATCTGTATAGTTATAATTTTAATTAATCCAATTTGGGTTCAAATTAATGCCTCTTTAACAATAATTAAAGCCGGCGGACGGGCTAATTTTGCTAGTTGATGAGACTTTTTTACCGGTTTAGGCCAACTTGTTTGACAAATTCTTATAGTTTTAGTGTTTATCCCTCTTATTTCCGAAGTTCATTTAAAACTCTTTATTTCACTGACAGTTTTTTACCTTTCAGATATTCTAAAGTGAATTATTTTTGAACTAATTTATCTAAAAAGCAATTGGGCGATTAATTTGACGCTTGAAAATTCAGCCTTAAAAGAATCTATCTAAAATGTTGTTGTTTATAATTTTTTTGCTATAATTTATTAAGTTAAACTCATTTTATAAGGGGAAAATTTTGGCAAAAGGAGAAATTTCATGGCTAAGTTGACAAATATGAAAATCTCTTTTGTGGCGATTTTCATATCAATTTCAGTAATTATGTTAATAATTGGGGTCAGGTTGGCTCCTTTTGCTGTTTTGCCTAATTTTCGCTTTTCAATTATAGGACTGCCGATTAAAATAACAGGCTTTATTTTTGGACCAATAGTTGGTTTTTTAACCGGTTTTTTATCGGATTTAATTACTTTTTTGTTTATTCCTGGCGTTTATTCTTGATATTATACTCTCAGCCTTTCACTTACTGGGTTTATTCCTGGCGTTTTCTTTTGATTTTTTGTTGTTCAAGGAAAAAAATGATTCCAAAAAGATAAAATTTTAGAGCGCTTAGGAGATAAAATTTTTGCCCAAAAGCGAGAAATTTTTAACTACACTTATCATGCAATAAGCCATAACTCAAAAGATGCAAATTTAGAACGAAAAATGCGCCAAAAATTGCTTAGATTGCAAAAAAAAGTTGCTAAAGTTCAAGCCTGAACTGAAGAAAAAGCTTTACTGAATTTTTATTGAATATCGAGCTTTTTTGTCCTGGCTTTAATAGCTTCGGCAGTTATTTCCACGGTTATGTTTAATTCTTCTATTGATTTTAGCAAAGCACGCTTCATTTCTAGTAAAACTTCGTTTTTAATTTTGATTCTTTTTGGTACTTTTTCAATGATTATCTTCTTACTTGTTGCGCGTTTTATTAACTTTTTCCGTAAAAATGAGCGGTATTTGACTCTTGTTCCGATCGTTGCATTTTCTGCCTTGCATGAGCCAATTGCAAGTGTTCTTGCCGCAAAAGGTGATGTAGAATCTGGTGCACTTAATAATTTTGAAACCGCTTTTTTGACGCATATAATTATTTCCCCTATCAAAATTTGGATTAATGCCTCTGTTATTTATTTCACTGCAAGAGCTGTTTTACCGCTAGTTTATAAAAAATTCTCTTACTCTCTTACTTAAATTATGGAAAATATTATTAATTTTAATAACGAGAAAAAGCAAAAACTTGTTTTTCATAATATAAAAAATAAGTATTGAAATTATTTTAGTCTTGAATTAGATGCAAAACAATGCGGATTTATTTATTCTTCTGATCCAAATTTTTTTAATGAATTCAAAACAATTCTTCAAAAAGAAAATTCTTATAATGGATTTATTCTTGAAAACGACAGACCTTATGATTACAGCAAAAACAGTTGTTTTTCAGATTTTTTATCAAAAGAAATGTATGAAAGAATTAAAAAAAAGCTCGTTATTCAGGTTCTTTTATCCCATTGAAACACAAAGCCATTTGAAATTGAAACTAATACAACAAGAAAATACATGTTGTATCTAACAATGCCCGAAATTGATCAATTTCTGACAAATTTGGATAATCAAATAACTAATTTATTGGAAAAAAGTGCTTTTTTTTCCTTTAATTTTACCGAAATGGTCAATAAAATTAAAAGCGATTATAAAAAATTAAACGAAAATTTTTATAATCTGTACATAAAAACAGAATTAAATCCAAAAGTTGAGCAAGAAAATTTAAACCAGGAATTAAAACTTAGCAATCCTTTTTTTGATTCAAAATTTGACAACTTTAAAAGCAACGAAACAACCCAAAATGCACTAAAAATTATTAAAAACGACATAAAAAACATTATCAGCCAGCATAATTCGCTAACAAATTCGGCAGATGCCGACCTTTATAAAATAAAAATTTTTACTACTGGATATACTTGTTTTTTAAATCTGATAAAACAAAGTGGAAATTTCAGGTGACTATCAACTGAACAAATATTTCAAATTTACTACGAATTTGAAGTTTGAATGTCCAAATTGTTAAACCAAAAAAGCCTTGATAATATTCCAAGTGTTCAAAACTTTTTTGATAAAACTTTTGCTGATGATTTTTGACTTTTTTGAAAAAAAAATCGTCAGCAAAAAATGCTTGAAGAAAAAAATAAAAAGGCACAAAAACATTTTAGAACAAAGAAAATCAACTCTTTTCGCAAGGAAAATCCCTATTACCAAAATCTTAAAGTAAACAGCAAAACTTTGCTAAGAGCGAATGTTTTGTGACAACATGAAGTAATTAGAATGAAAAAAAGCCTTAAAAAGAAGAATTTTCATAACTCTTTTTTTGCAAAAAGACTTTGAGTTGCTTCTATTGAAAACAAGTTAAGAAGATTAAAAAATAAAATTTCAAAAAGCGAATATTGAACTCATTTTGCTTTTTTGAGAGACACCTTGGTCGATTTAAAAAATTTTTTTTACTATTACAATTTAAGTAGAATTGATACTTTTTTGCGAAAAAATCAGTTCCTAATTTTTTGCTTTGAAAACAAAATTAATTTTGACATTTTATACCAATTTTACGGTGAACTTCCTGAAAATATTTTGTTTTTTTTAGAACTAAAAAAAACAAAAATGGGCAATTATTCTCGCTTTTTGTTTGACGAAAATTCTTTTTACTTAGGAACTACTTACAAACAAAAACTTTTTCAGCATTTTTTTAATGACGGCGAGAATACAGTCCAACTTTTTATTTGCGCAAAACGGTCAATCAAGCCTATTCGTGATTTTAGCATTGTTTTTATCGAAAACGGTACTTTAATCGAATATATTCAAGAGGTAGATTTGCCTTTGACTCCAAAAACCACATTTGCTAAGTTTTTTTACCAAAATAGTAGTTTTGATCGAACTAATTTATATTTGCTTGAAACACAACTTTACAAGCAAATACAAAACGAAGTTTTTCGAAAAAACCCTTCTGGAATCAACAATAATTTTGAATATTATGCTGATTTTTGAAATCCTATAAAAAATATAAAAGTAACTAACGAATTTTCAAGCCAAAACACACTTTTGGACGAAGATATTCTTGTCATAAATTTATAATGGGTGAATCATGGAAAATAAATATAATCATAAAACAGTTGAAAAAAATAGAAACCAAAAATGACTAGATAAGCGTTTTTTTTATGCTAGCAAAAATCCAAAAAAACCTTTTTCCATCATAAGTCCGCCCCCAAATGTTACAGGACACTTGCATTTAGGTCATGCTTGAAATATTTTTATTCAAGATTCCTTGATTAGATTTCATAAACTTCAAGGTTTTGACGTTCTTTTATTACCTTGTGTTGATCATGCCGGAATTGCGACTCAGGCAAAAGTTGAAGCTTTTTTAGCAGAAAAAAATATTTCTAAATTCGATTTAGGTCGCGAAAAATTCATCGAAAAATGCTATGAATGAAAAGATCAGCAATACATAAAAATCAAAGAACAATGAAATAAATTAGGAATTGCCTTTGATTATTCCAAAGAAAGATTTACACTTGACGATGAAGCTCAGCTCGCTGTTTCAAATTTTTTTATCAAATTGTGAGAAAAAAATTTGATTTATCGCGGAAAAAGAGCGATAAATTGGGATGTAAAATTACAAACTGCACTTTCAAATATTGAGGTTATCAACAAACCTGTAAATCAAAAAATGTATTATTTAAAATACTTTTTGAAAGACTCGAGCGAATTTTTAACCGTGGCAACAACAAGAATTGAAACTATTTCATCCGATGTTGTCTTGGCTGTAAATCCAAAAGATAAAAGATATTCAGGCTTTATTGATAAAGAAGTTATTCATCCTTTGACTAAAAAAATTATAAAAATTATTGGTGACTCAAATGTTAGTCAAGATTTTGGCTCTGGAGTCATGAAAGTTTCGGCTCATTCAATTTTAGACTTTGAAATTTTAGAAAAAAACGGCTTGTCGGCCGAAGATTGCATTGATGACTATGGTAATTTAAATAAAAATACCCTTGAATTTGAAGGTAAAAATCGATTTGAGGCCAGAGATTTAATCGCAAAAAAACTTGAAAATGAAGGCCTTTTAATTAAGACCGAAGACGTTGTTTCAAATGTTGGCTTTTCACAAAGAAGTGGTGAAATCGTCGAAATTCTTAAAAAACCACAGTGATTTGTCAAAATGGATGAATTGTCTCAGTCTTTAATTTCGCACCTGAATTCAAAAGATAAAATTCTATTTTATCCACGCGGATTTGAGAAAAATTTAAGAAAATGATTCGACAAAATCCACGACTGAACTATTTCACGCCAACTTTGATGAGGTCACAGAATCCCCGTTTGGTATAAAAATGACGAATTTAAGGTTCAAATAGAATCACCTGGCAAAGAATGAACTCAAGACCCTGATGTTCTTGATACTTGATTTTCTTCAGGAATTAGCGCCTTTTCTTTTTTAGGATGGCCTAATAATTCTGAGTTAATTCAGTCCTATTTCCCGACAAGTTTGCTCGTTACTGGCTGAGATATCTTGTTTTTTTGAGTTGCTAGAATGTATTTTTCCTCTCTTTTTGTCATGGATAAAAAACCTTTTGAAAAAGTTCTGCTTCACGGTCTTATTCGCGATGAAGAAGGTCGAAAAATGTCAAAATCACTCGGAAACGGGATTGATCCTATGGAAATAATTGAAAAATACGGGTCAGATACTTTAAGACAAATGCTTCTTTTTAACTCAAGTCCGGGAAAAGATATCAGATTTAGCATTGAAAAATTAAATTCAGCTTGAAATTTAAGCAATAAACTTTGAAATATTGCAAAATATATTAAAAGCTTAGATAATTCTCATAGAAAACCAGATTTTATCGACTTTTGAATGGAAGGTAAAATTTACGATTTTAAAAAACAAATTGTAAAAAATATTAAAAAATACAATTTTAGCGTTATTGGGACCGAAATTAATAATTTTATTTTTGGGGATTTTTCTTCTCGTTATATAGAGTTGATTAAAACTAGGCAAAACGGTTTTTATGCTAGAAAACTATTAAAAAGTGTCTTGATAATTTTGCACCCTTTTATGCCTTTTTTGACTGATTTTTTGATGGAAGAAATTTTTGACGAGGAAATTTTAGAACAAAAAATGCCTAGAGTTAGGCAATTTAGTGACAATCAAAAGGTTGAAAATATCCTTGAAATTATTGATAGTTTAAGATTTTACCGTGAAAATTTACAGATTTCAAAAAAAATTATGTTGGAATTTTGTGTTCTTGATGCCGAGTTTCAAAAAGAAGAAATTGAAATTATTAGTAAATTTGTTTTTGGAAAATGAGTTCCAAATAATGAGTTTATTATTAAAACCAAAAACTTTAAAATTTCACTTAAACTTCCTGATGAAGTAAAAAAAGCGCAAGAAGAAAACGATAAAAAAGAAATTCAGTTCTTAAAAAGCGAAATTTTAAGGGCAGAAACCTTACTTTCTAATCAAAAATTTGTTGAAAAAGCACCTAACGAAAAAGTTGAACAAGAACGCGAAAAACTTAAGAAATTTAAAGAAAAATTAGAATTTTACGAAAAAAAATAGTTTATTTTTTTT
The sequence above is a segment of the Mesomycoplasma ovipneumoniae genome. Coding sequences within it:
- a CDS encoding LytS/YhcK type 5TM receptor domain-containing protein, whose amino-acid sequence is MAKLTNMKISFVAIFISISVIMLIIGVRLAPFAVLPNFRFSIIGLPIKITGFIFGPIVGFLTGFLSDLITFLFIPGVYSWYYTLSLSLTGFIPGVFFWFFVVQGKKWFQKDKILERLGDKIFAQKREIFNYTYHAISHNSKDANLERKMRQKLLRLQKKVAKVQAWTEEKALLNFYWISSFFVLALIASAVISTVMFNSSIDFSKARFISSKTSFLILILFGTFSMIIFLLVARFINFFRKNERYLTLVPIVAFSALHEPIASVLAAKGDVESGALNNFETAFLTHIIISPIKIWINASVIYFTARAVLPLVYKKFSYSLT
- a CDS encoding valine--tRNA ligase, which translates into the protein MENKYNHKTVEKNRNQKWLDKRFFYASKNPKKPFSIISPPPNVTGHLHLGHAWNIFIQDSLIRFHKLQGFDVLLLPCVDHAGIATQAKVEAFLAEKNISKFDLGREKFIEKCYEWKDQQYIKIKEQWNKLGIAFDYSKERFTLDDEAQLAVSNFFIKLWEKNLIYRGKRAINWDVKLQTALSNIEVINKPVNQKMYYLKYFLKDSSEFLTVATTRIETISSDVVLAVNPKDKRYSGFIDKEVIHPLTKKIIKIIGDSNVSQDFGSGVMKVSAHSILDFEILEKNGLSAEDCIDDYGNLNKNTLEFEGKNRFEARDLIAKKLENEGLLIKTEDVVSNVGFSQRSGEIVEILKKPQWFVKMDELSQSLISHLNSKDKILFYPRGFEKNLRKWFDKIHDWTISRQLWWGHRIPVWYKNDEFKVQIESPGKEWTQDPDVLDTWFSSGISAFSFLGWPNNSELIQSYFPTSLLVTGWDILFFWVARMYFSSLFVMDKKPFEKVLLHGLIRDEEGRKMSKSLGNGIDPMEIIEKYGSDTLRQMLLFNSSPGKDIRFSIEKLNSAWNLSNKLWNIAKYIKSLDNSHRKPDFIDFWMEGKIYDFKKQIVKNIKKYNFSVIGTEINNFIFGDFSSRYIELIKTRQNGFYARKLLKSVLIILHPFMPFLTDFLMEEIFDEEILEQKMPRVRQFSDNQKVENILEIIDSLRFYRENLQISKKIMLEFCVLDAEFQKEEIEIISKFVFGKWVPNNEFIIKTKNFKISLKLPDEVKKAQEENDKKEIQFLKSEILRAETLLSNQKFVEKAPNEKVEQEREKLKKFKEKLEFYEKK